TTAATGCGCCCTTGGCGGCCTGCGCCAGTTGCGCCGCCAAAGCGGGGGCAAAACATAGCGCGCGGTCGAACTCCAGGTGCGCCAGCCCCAGGTCGGCGGCCAGGCGGTCGGCACCGGCGTACAGGCTGACAAAGTGCCAGGGCGCGCCCTGGGCAGCGCCGCCGCCCTGGATCTGGCCGGGGTTGTACAGGGTAATACTGCCGGGCCCGGCCTCGAAGGTGTGGCGGTCCAGCCAGACCTTTTCCTCACCGATCAGGTTGACGCCAATCACGCACTCGTCGTGGCTATGACGGGCAAACGTCAGGCCGCTGCAGGTGGTGCTGCTGATTTCGTAAGGGCCCAGCCAGGCGTGGTGCAGGGAACTCATGGGAAGGACTCGGGTGGTCGCAGGTGGTGAAAGCATACGCGCCTAATGCTGCCTGAATCGACGGGTGCAGAGGCCGAGTCATGCCATGCTGCGCTTATAACGAGCCAATACGATCCAGTTCAGCCTTGATCTGTGCCGCATCGAGGCGGCTGAACGGGATGGCGAACAGCGCCCGGCAGCGGGTTTCGATGATTTGCAGGGTGGCCTGGAAGGCGGCGTCAATCTGGGCCTCATCGCCGTGTAGGGCCGATGGATCCTCAAGTCCCCAATGCGCCTTGATTGCGGGGCCAAAGTACACCGGGCAGGCTTCCTGGGCGGCTTTGTCACACACGCTGATCACAATGTCTGGCGGGCTGCCTGCAAACGCGTCGTTGCCTTTGCTGTACAAACCGTCGGTGCTGATACCCGCAGCTTGTAATGTACTCAAGGTGCGAGGCAGCACCTGGCCCTTGGGAACGCTGCCGGAACTGACGGCGTGTAACCCTGGTGGTGTGAGGTGGTTGAACAGGGCTTCGCTGAGGATGCTGCGGCAGCTGTTGGCGGTGCAGATGAACAGGACTTTCATGGCAACTCTCCGTTAAAGACTCAGGCGCAGGGCCAACGCGGCCAGGGTGATCAAGAGCACCGGCAGGGTCAGGACGATGCCGACCTTGAAGTAATACCCCCAGGTGATACGAATGCCTTTGCGCGCCAGAATGTGTAGCCAGAGCAAAGTTGCCAGGCTGCCGATCGGGGTGATTTTCGGCCCCAGGTCGCTGCCGATCACATTGGCGTAGATCATCGCGTCCTTGACCACCCCCACGGCATGGCTGGCGTCGATGGACAGCGCACCGATCAGCACCGTCGGCAGGTTGTTCATCACCGAAGACAGCAGCGCCGTCAGCAGCCCGGTGCCCAGCGCGGCGCCCCACACGCCGTAATCGGCGAAGGTGTTGAGCCAGGTGGCCAGGTAAGTGGTCAGGCCGGCGTTGCGCAGGCCATACACCACCAGGTACATCCCCAGGGAAAAAATCACGATCTGCCAGGGCGCTTCCTTGAGCACCTTGCGTGTGGAGATCTTGTGGCCTTTGGCGGCGATCACCAGCAGGAGCAGGGCGCAGGCGGCCGAGATGGCGCTGATGGGAATGCCCAGGGGCTCGAGGGCAAAGCAGCCGACCAGCAGGATGCCCAACACCCACCAGGCGGCGTGGAAAGTCGCCGGGTCATGAATGGCGCTGGCCGGTTCGGGCAGGTCGGCGGGGTCATAACTTTGCGGGATATCACGGCGGAAGAACCACAGCAGCACCGCCAGGGTTGCGGCGACGCTGACCAGGTTGACCGGCACCATTACTGCCGCGTACTCGTTGAAGCCGATCTTGAAGTAGTCCGCCGAGACGATGTTCACCAGGTTGGACACCACCAGCGGCAGGCTGGCGGTGTCGGCGATAAACCCTGCACCCATCACGAATGCCAGGGTCGCCGCTGGCGAGAAGCGCAGGGCCAGGAGCATCGACATGACAATCGGCGTAAGGATCAGCGCCGCGCCGTCATTGGCGAACAGTGCCGAGACCAGGGCCCCCAGCAGCACCATATAGGCGAACAGTCGGCGACCACGGCCACGTCCCCAGCGCGCCACATGCAGCGCGGCCCAGGCGAAGAAGCCGGCCTCGTCGAGGATCAGGCTGATGATGATCAGGGCGACGAAGGTGCCGGTGGCGTTCCAGATGATCTGCCACACTACGGGGATGTCCGCCAGGCTGATGACGCCGCAAGCCAGGGCCAGGATGGCGCCTATTGATGCGCTCCAGCCGACCCCCAAGCCTTTGGGTTGCCAGATGACCAACACGATGGTGACTAGAAATATCGCGAATGCGATCAGCATGAAAATGTTCTCCAAAGGTCAGCAGCAGGTGCTGGCCCGTTGTGGTCGGTCGCCCATGGCATCCAGGCGTTGCGCGTCGTTATGCAGCCAGGGTTGGTTGGCTTGCAAGGTGGTTTCCAGCACGGTGTTCACCCATTGCGGCAACTGTGGGTTGAGGCGGTAGTAGATCCACTGGCCCTGGCGACGGTCCACCAGCAGCCCGCAACTGCGCAGTTGTGCCAGGTGCCGGGAAATTTTTGGCTGGCTGTCATCCAAGGCATGGATCAGCTCGCAGACGCACAGTTCGCCCTCGCGCAGGATCAACAAGGTCAACCGTGTGCGGGTCGCATCGGCCAGGCATTTGAATACATCGGGGGGAGAAAAAAGATCAGTCATGATGGCCCGGCTGATATTAGGGTGTCCGAATATACGGATATCCATATATATCGAGCAAGCGCTGAATCTGTTGATCTGCATCAACGCTCCGAGGATTGCCGGCAAGTGCTTGAAATTAAAATGAAACACAACTGTCCTACAGTGCCCGCCATTGGTGATAAAGGAAGTAATTGTGTGACCCGTGCCACTCGCAACCTGCGCAAGACCCTCGATTCTGTCGCGGACAACAACGAAACCGCGGCCTTTGATTTGATGCGTGCGGTCGAAAAACTCAGCGACGAAGTGCTGCGTCAGCGCCTGCTCAACACCATCCACCGGCTCAACCAGGACGCCCACGAACTGCGTGAGGCGCGGGATGCGGTGGAGCGGGTGTCGGTCAAGCTGGCCTGAATCGGCGGCGTGGCTGCGAGCAATATCGTTCAAGACATTCGCCACACCGGCAGGCATGCTTATGGGCTGTCTGTCGATGAGCCTGTTGTCCATGCCTACTGCCGTTCCCCATTACGCCTTCGCCCGTGGCGCGATTGCGATCATTCCTCTGTCGTTGGCCTGTGCCCCATGGGGCCTGTTGGCCGGCTCCCTGGCGATTGACGCCCAGTTCACCCCGCTGGAAAGCCAGGGCCTGTCGGTCATTGTGTTCGCCGGTGCCGCGCAGTTGGTGGCCATTGGCATGGTCAAGAGCGGCGCCAGCCTGATTGCCATTTTGCTCACCACCTTGCTGCTGACCTCCCAGCACTTGCTGTATGGCATGCACATGCGGGCCACCCTGTCGCCCTTGCCGGCGCGGTGGCGCATGAGCCTGGGCTTTTTGCTGACCGATGAGTTCTTTGCCCTGGTCAGCCAATACGATCGCCAGACCTTCAACCGCTGGTATGCCCTGGGCGCGGGCCTGACGTTCTACGTGGCCTGGAACCTGTTCACCCTGGCCGGCATCGTGCTCGGCAAAAGCATCCCCAACCTCGATCAACTGGGCCTGGAGTTTTCCATCGCCGCGACCTTTATCGCCCTGATCACCCCGGTAGTGCGCGATGTGCCAACGGTGGTGTGCGTGGCCGTGGCCCTGTTGTTTTCGGTGTTGCTCAGCTATTGGCACTGGGAGTCGGCGGTGGTGGTGTCGGGGTTGCTGGGGATGAGTGCAGGGTATGCCTGCAAACGCTTGGGAGTGGGGCAACGATGATTTTTGTGATGATTATCGGCATGGGCCTAGCGGTATTTTTCAACCGTTACCTTTTTCTGGAACCGCGCTTGCCGGTGCGCCTGAATCGCGGCGCGCGGGAGTTTCTCGGGTTCGCGGTGCCCGGCATGTTGACGGCCATTTGCGGGCCGATCATTTTCCTCGCCGAGCACAAGCTCAACCTGAGCCCCACCAACCCCTACCTATTGGCCGGGATCTGTGCGGTGGCCCTGATGTTCTGGACCCGCAGCGTGTTGACGACGGTGCTGCTGAGCATGGCGCTGTTCTATCTGTTTCGCTGGTTGTTTTAAGTGTCCTTGTGAGCGCTATCGCCACCCACTCACCACAAGGTTTCAATGGTACAGTCGCGTTTTTTTCAAGGAAGCGATGGCATGCGGAAGGTGGTGATAGGTGCTCTGGTCGTGGCGGCGCTGGCCGGTTGCGCAAGTTCGAAGATGAAAGACGCGCGCGCCGGCGCACCCTATAAAACCCTGGCCTCTGACAAGGCCGCGTTGGTCGTCGCTCAGTGCATCCAGTTCGGCTGGCAGGACGAGGCGGTGTTCGGTGTGGATGCCGGCGGCTTCATGGAGCCGGCGCAAGGCGGGGGGCATACGGTCTACACCACGGGCGGTGACTACTTTGTCGACGTGCGCAGTGCCGGCAGCAGCACCACCGTCAGTTACTACGCCGCCGAAGACAATTTCGCCGCCAAACGCCGCCTGGCCGCAGCTGCGACCTGTCTGTAAGTCACTTCCTTAGAATTCTTCAGAAATACCCGGCGGACACACCGCCGGCTTTGCCTTAAAATGCCAGCGCTTGCCCGACGTGATGGTTCTTTACCAGTACATGGACGTCGAGGCCTAAATGTCGGGCAAGCACCTTTTCAGCGTGGCATATAGCCCAGGTGCCAGCGCCGCGGAATTTTCAGCGACACCAAGCCCAGCAGCGCCGACAACAGGCCGCTGACCAGCAGGGCCTTGATCCCCAACTGATGCTCGAGCAAGGCGCCGATCACCGCGCCGACAAACATCCCGGCCCAGGGAATCAACTGCACGCGCCAGCCATTACGGCGCTCCCCCAGCATCCAGCGTCCCAGCCCGCGACCGAAACGCGATAACGCGCCGGTCACGTAAGTCAGCCCCACGGGCAGGCCGTTGACCTGTTCCACCGCCGCATTGAGCATGCCCATGGCGATGATCGCGGCCAGCACGGCCGGCAACTGCTCGGCGATTGGCCACGCCGCCGCGCCGCACAACAGCGTGGCAATACACAGCAACAACGGCAACGCATGGCGCTTGCTGACGCGGCTGATGATCACCCCCAGCGCGTTGCCCAGGATAAACGTCGCCACCAGCAGAGTGAGGCGCCCGGTCAGCCCCAGGTCGCCTTCACTGATCGCCACCGCCAGCCGCGTGGTGTTACCACTCATGAACGAGACGAAATCACCACTGGCCATAAAGCCGATGGCGTCGGTCATGCCGGCCAGCACCGAGAGGCTGGCCACCAGCGTCAGGCCGATGCGCCCCCGCCATTTGTGTTGGTGCTGCAGGGCGGTATTGACCATGGGTTTAGGGGAGGAGGGCAGCACGGCGAGAGGTTCCTCAATGAGATTATCCGGCCACTACCGTAGGACGCTTTCCTGTCGACTGCAATGACTTGGCACATCCTTCAGTGCACCTCCAGGCGCCAGCCCATGGCGCCCCACGTCAGAACATGAGTCGGCTTGAGCGCGTTAAGGAACGCCGCGTCATGGGAGACTGCAATCAGCGCGCCGGAAAACCCCTGTAAAGCCTGCTCGAAGGCCATCACCGACTCCAGGTCCAGGTGGTTGGTGGGCTCGTCCAAGAGCAGCAGTTGCGCCGGGACCTTGCGCCATAAGGCCATCGCCATGGCGGCCTTCAACCGCTCACCACCGCTGAGCTGGCCGATGGGTTGGGTGACGCGCAATGCGTCCAGTTGCAACAGCGCCAGGCGGGTGCGTAGCTCGGCTTCGGCCAGAGGCGTGTCGATCAATTTGAGTTGTTCGACAATCGATTGCCGGTCATCGAGCAGGGTCAACTGTTGGTCGAGATAGGCACAGGACACATGAACCGTGCATTGGCCGCTGACAGGTTGCCATTGACCCGCCAGCAGCTTGAGCAGCGTGGACTTGCCGCAGCCATTCGGCCCGTGGACCGCGACCCGAACCGGCCCGGTCAGGCTCGCGTTAATAAAGGTGCTCGGCGCGCGGGGATCGAACCAGGGCAACTGGCAGTCGACAAGGGTTGCCACTTGGCGGCCTGCCGGTAGAGGTGTGCCGGGCAAGCCGAGGAAGGTCGGCGTTTCGTCCACCACCCGTTCGTAGGCGGTGCGTACGCGTTCATTCAAGGCCTGCTTTTGCTGCACATGGGCACTGCGCACGTTGCTGACGATTTCGTTGGCGGCGCCTTTCCACCGGGACTTGGTGAAGGCGTCGACATTGGCGGTCTCTGCATATTTACGGGCGCTGGCGGCGTGGCGCTGGAAGCTGTCGATATCCTTTTTCAGGCGCTGATGCTCACGCCGCCGATCCAGCCGGGCATGTTCCAGGGCCGCTTGGGCGGCGTGTTGTTCGGCATCGCGCTGCGCACGATAGTCGTCGTAGTTGCCGCCATAGAGCCGGGCCCCCAGGGGTGACAGCTCAATGATTCGCCCCAGGGTATTGAGCATGCGCCGGTCATGGCTGACCACCACCAGGCCACCGCGCCAGGCACTGAGGGTCGCCAGCAGCCAGTCGCGGCCGGCGTTGTCGAGATGGTTGGTGGGTTCGTCGAGAATCAGCAACTGCGGCGCACACAGCAGGGCGCCAATCAGGGCGATCCTGGCCAGTTGGCCGCCGCTCAGTTGTGCGGCAGGCTGATCGGGGCTTATCTGCGCCAGGCCGGCACCGTCGAGGGCCTGGCGCAGACGTTCGGCCAAGTCCCAGTGATCATCGATCAGTTCCAGGTCTTCAGCTTGCGCTTGACCCGCTGCCAGGCGTTCAAGGGCGGCCAGGATTTGCGCACACCCGCTGACCTGGGCCACGGTCTGCCCCGCAAACAGCTCAATGGTTTGTGGGACGTAGGCGACATTGGCCGAGGATTTGATAACGCCATGGGATGGCTCAAGTACGCCGGCCAGCAGGCGGGCCAACACACTCTTGCCCATGCCGTTACGGCCGACAATCCCGGTGGGTGTGTGATCGATAGAGAGGTTGAGGTCTTCCAACAGCGTCTCGCCATTGGCGAACTGGAAACCCACGTGATGCAAGGAAACAAGTACAGGCAGCCGGTTGACGTCAGTCATCAGCACCTCCAGAACAATGTGGCACAAGCCAACAAGCGCGCCAGGCGGCTCGTTGCGTTTACATGTTGGAAGGCTTAGTTGTTCACGTCGGCGGTCGTCCTGCGGTAGGAAAGGATCGGTAGCCTAGCGCAGTTGCGTCATATTTCCTACGCCTGTGGCAAGGCAATGACCCTGTAGGAGCGAGCTTGCTCGCGAAGCGCGTGAATAATAACGCGTGTATGCAGGTTAAACGCGTTGCCCTCAAGTGTTTCGCGAGCAAGCTCGCTCCTACAGTTGCTCAAGAAACATCGCCAGCCCCACTTCTTCGGCCTTCAAGCCCTTGCGCACCCTGGGCTTGGGCAGCTTTGCCAAATGGCCCAGGCTGAAGTGCTCCAGCACGGCGGGGTGGATGTAACACTTGCGGCACACCGCCGGGGTGTTGCCCAACTGCCGGGCGACATTCTTGACCATCTCCACCACATGCTTTTTGGCATCCGACTCCGGTTGCCACGCCAGTTCGCGCAGCACTGCCAGGGCCAGTGCGCTGCCGGCCCAGGTGCGATAGTCCTTGGCGGTAAAGTCCGCGCCAGTGAGGCTGTGCAGGTACGCGTTGACGTCGGTGGAGCTGACGGTATGCCGCTCGCCTTCTGCGTCCAGGTACTGGAACAGATTCTGCCCCGGCAACTCCAGGCAGCGTTTGAGCACGGTCGCCAGGCGCCGATCCTTGATGCTGACCTGATGCTCGACACCGCTCTTGCCACGGAACTGGAACTGGATTTCGCTGCCCTTGATATCTACGTGGCGGGTGCGCAGGGTGGTCAGGCCGTAGGAGCGGTTATCGCGGGCGTATTGGCTATTGCCGACGCGGATCAGCGTGGCATCGAGCAACAGCACCACGGTGGCCAGGACTTTCTCCCGATTGAACCCTGGCGCATCGACTTGGGCTTGCAGTTGCTTGCGCAATTTGGGCAGCGCATTGCCGAATTCCTGCAGCCGCGAATACTTGTCGCTGTCGCGTACTTCCCGCCAGCGTGGGTGATAGCGGTATTGCTTGCGGCCTCGGGCATCACGCCCGGTCGCTTGCAGATGGCCCTTGGGGTCGGCGCAGATCCATACGTCGGTATAGGCCGGCGGGATGGCGAGGGCGTTGATCCGCTGGATTTCGGCGGCGTCGGTCAGGCGTTGGCCGTGGCGATCGAAATACTGGAACTTGCCCCGCAGTTTGCGGCGGCTCAAGCCCGGTTGACTGTCGTCAACGTAATGCAGGTCACGGGGCAGGTCGACGGGCAGGCTGGAGTCGGGCATGGGGCAGAGTCCTTGGCAACAAATCAGGCCGGTATGGCTGATTGACCGCAGCCCTGTGCCGTCCGTTCAAGCCAGTACCGCGACCGCCTTGATCTGTGCCCACAGCGCCTGGCCGGGATGCACCTGCAATTGGTCCCGCGAGTAACGGGTGATCCGCGCCAGCAGCGGCGTGCCTGCCGCGTCGAGGCGCACCAGCACATGGGCGCTGTTGTCGGCGGGGATCTCCTGGGTCACGGTCACGGGCAAGCAGTTGAGGATGCTGCTGTGCTCCCCGGGTTGCAGGCTGAGGCTGATATCCCGGGCCTTGACCTTGAAGCGCAGGTGCTTGCCCAGATCGAGCGGGGCATGGGCCACGCGCATTTGCAGCGGGCTGTCGGGCAGTTGCAGGGTCAGCAATTGGTAATGGGCGTCGTGGCCGCTGACCGTTCCGTTGATGACCACGCCGGCATCGTCGCCGCGGGCCAGGGGCAGGTCGAGCCGCGCCAGGGTTTCGCCGATCGGGCCGCTGGCCAGGGCCTTGCCTTCACTGAGCAGGACAATGTGATCGGCCAGGCGCGCCACTTCATCCTGGGCATGGCTGACGTACAGCACCGGGATTTCCAGTTGATCGTGCAGGCGTTCCAGGTAGGGCAGGATCTCGCCTTTGCGCTGGCTGTCGAGGGCGGCCAGGGGCTCGTCCATCAACAGTAGTTGGGGGCTGGTGAGCAGAGCGCGGGCGATGCCGACGCGTTGGCGTTCACCGCCGGACAAGTGCTGGGGGTGGCGATCCAGCAGGTGGCCGATGCCCAGCAGTTGCGTGGCCTGGGCCATATCTACGCGGCGTTGGGCCTTGGGGATACGCTTGAGGCCGAACTCCAGATTGGCCAACACCGACAGGTGGGGAAACAGGCTGGCCTCTTGAAACACATAGCCGAGGGCGCGTTTATGGGGCGGCATAAACACACCGTTGCGGCTGTCTTGCCAGACCTGATCGTTGATTTGCACAAACCCATCGCCGGCCCGTTCCAGCCCGGCAATGCAGCGCAGGCACGTAGTTTTGCCCGAGCCCGAGTGCCCGTAGAGCGCGGTGACACCGCGCCCCGGCAGCTTCAGGTCAACATCCAGGGCAAACCCGGAATACTTCAGTTGCAGGCGCACTTCGATCATCGACATCAACTCCAGCCTGCCTTGGTTTTACGGCTGGAGTAGAGCGCCAGCAACACCAGGAAAGAAAACACCACCATGGCCCCGGCCAACCAGTGGGCCTGGGCGTACTCCATGGCTTCGACATGGTCGTAGATCTGCACCGAGACTACGCG
The Pseudomonas hygromyciniae genome window above contains:
- a CDS encoding arsenic transporter produces the protein MLIAFAIFLVTIVLVIWQPKGLGVGWSASIGAILALACGVISLADIPVVWQIIWNATGTFVALIIISLILDEAGFFAWAALHVARWGRGRGRRLFAYMVLLGALVSALFANDGAALILTPIVMSMLLALRFSPAATLAFVMGAGFIADTASLPLVVSNLVNIVSADYFKIGFNEYAAVMVPVNLVSVAATLAVLLWFFRRDIPQSYDPADLPEPASAIHDPATFHAAWWVLGILLVGCFALEPLGIPISAISAACALLLLVIAAKGHKISTRKVLKEAPWQIVIFSLGMYLVVYGLRNAGLTTYLATWLNTFADYGVWGAALGTGLLTALLSSVMNNLPTVLIGALSIDASHAVGVVKDAMIYANVIGSDLGPKITPIGSLATLLWLHILARKGIRITWGYYFKVGIVLTLPVLLITLAALALRLSL
- a CDS encoding arsenate reductase ArsC, encoding MKVLFICTANSCRSILSEALFNHLTPPGLHAVSSGSVPKGQVLPRTLSTLQAAGISTDGLYSKGNDAFAGSPPDIVISVCDKAAQEACPVYFGPAIKAHWGLEDPSALHGDEAQIDAAFQATLQIIETRCRALFAIPFSRLDAAQIKAELDRIGSL
- a CDS encoding AzlC family ABC transporter permease, producing the protein MPTAVPHYAFARGAIAIIPLSLACAPWGLLAGSLAIDAQFTPLESQGLSVIVFAGAAQLVAIGMVKSGASLIAILLTTLLLTSQHLLYGMHMRATLSPLPARWRMSLGFLLTDEFFALVSQYDRQTFNRWYALGAGLTFYVAWNLFTLAGIVLGKSIPNLDQLGLEFSIAATFIALITPVVRDVPTVVCVAVALLFSVLLSYWHWESAVVVSGLLGMSAGYACKRLGVGQR
- a CDS encoding DNA topoisomerase IB, which encodes MPDSSLPVDLPRDLHYVDDSQPGLSRRKLRGKFQYFDRHGQRLTDAAEIQRINALAIPPAYTDVWICADPKGHLQATGRDARGRKQYRYHPRWREVRDSDKYSRLQEFGNALPKLRKQLQAQVDAPGFNREKVLATVVLLLDATLIRVGNSQYARDNRSYGLTTLRTRHVDIKGSEIQFQFRGKSGVEHQVSIKDRRLATVLKRCLELPGQNLFQYLDAEGERHTVSSTDVNAYLHSLTGADFTAKDYRTWAGSALALAVLRELAWQPESDAKKHVVEMVKNVARQLGNTPAVCRKCYIHPAVLEHFSLGHLAKLPKPRVRKGLKAEEVGLAMFLEQL
- a CDS encoding YoaK family protein, whose translation is MLPSSPKPMVNTALQHQHKWRGRIGLTLVASLSVLAGMTDAIGFMASGDFVSFMSGNTTRLAVAISEGDLGLTGRLTLLVATFILGNALGVIISRVSKRHALPLLLCIATLLCGAAAWPIAEQLPAVLAAIIAMGMLNAAVEQVNGLPVGLTYVTGALSRFGRGLGRWMLGERRNGWRVQLIPWAGMFVGAVIGALLEHQLGIKALLVSGLLSALLGLVSLKIPRRWHLGYMPR
- a CDS encoding ABC-F family ATP-binding cassette domain-containing protein, encoding MTDVNRLPVLVSLHHVGFQFANGETLLEDLNLSIDHTPTGIVGRNGMGKSVLARLLAGVLEPSHGVIKSSANVAYVPQTIELFAGQTVAQVSGCAQILAALERLAAGQAQAEDLELIDDHWDLAERLRQALDGAGLAQISPDQPAAQLSGGQLARIALIGALLCAPQLLILDEPTNHLDNAGRDWLLATLSAWRGGLVVVSHDRRMLNTLGRIIELSPLGARLYGGNYDDYRAQRDAEQHAAQAALEHARLDRRREHQRLKKDIDSFQRHAASARKYAETANVDAFTKSRWKGAANEIVSNVRSAHVQQKQALNERVRTAYERVVDETPTFLGLPGTPLPAGRQVATLVDCQLPWFDPRAPSTFINASLTGPVRVAVHGPNGCGKSTLLKLLAGQWQPVSGQCTVHVSCAYLDQQLTLLDDRQSIVEQLKLIDTPLAEAELRTRLALLQLDALRVTQPIGQLSGGERLKAAMAMALWRKVPAQLLLLDEPTNHLDLESVMAFEQALQGFSGALIAVSHDAAFLNALKPTHVLTWGAMGWRLEVH
- the modC gene encoding molybdenum ABC transporter ATP-binding protein, with translation MIEVRLQLKYSGFALDVDLKLPGRGVTALYGHSGSGKTTCLRCIAGLERAGDGFVQINDQVWQDSRNGVFMPPHKRALGYVFQEASLFPHLSVLANLEFGLKRIPKAQRRVDMAQATQLLGIGHLLDRHPQHLSGGERQRVGIARALLTSPQLLLMDEPLAALDSQRKGEILPYLERLHDQLEIPVLYVSHAQDEVARLADHIVLLSEGKALASGPIGETLARLDLPLARGDDAGVVINGTVSGHDAHYQLLTLQLPDSPLQMRVAHAPLDLGKHLRFKVKARDISLSLQPGEHSSILNCLPVTVTQEIPADNSAHVLVRLDAAGTPLLARITRYSRDQLQVHPGQALWAQIKAVAVLA
- a CDS encoding AzlD domain-containing protein, which codes for MIFVMIIGMGLAVFFNRYLFLEPRLPVRLNRGAREFLGFAVPGMLTAICGPIIFLAEHKLNLSPTNPYLLAGICAVALMFWTRSVLTTVLLSMALFYLFRWLF
- a CDS encoding metalloregulator ArsR/SmtB family transcription factor gives rise to the protein MTDLFSPPDVFKCLADATRTRLTLLILREGELCVCELIHALDDSQPKISRHLAQLRSCGLLVDRRQGQWIYYRLNPQLPQWVNTVLETTLQANQPWLHNDAQRLDAMGDRPQRASTCC